The DNA sequence CGCGGCACTCGGCTATGTGCTCGACGACCAGAAGATCATCAAGGAAGCCCAGCCGTGGCTTGAAGCCGCCATCGCCAGCCAGACCGAATACGGCTATTTCGGCCCGCGCGCCAATTTGGGTGCGCCGGTTCACCCGGCCGTGCCGGCCGATCTGTTCACGACGGGCGACGGTCAGCCCGGGCTTACGGCAGAATATTTTTCCGACCAGAATTTCGAGAAGCTCCAGGGCAAACGGGTGGATCCGCAGGTGGATTTCAACTGGCGAAAGACCAGTCCTCCGATGGCGGGGCTCGGCGGAGAGCATTACAGCGTCCGCTGGACCGGCCGACTGACGGCCAAACAGACGGGTGACTATGTCTTCTCGTTGTATTGTGATGACGGCGCCCGGCTCTGGCTGGACGGCAAGGTGGTCGTTGAAGATTGGGGCGGTCATCCAGCGCGCACGACCGTGGCCCGCCAATCCGTGCATCTGGAAGCCGGCAAACCGTGCGACCTGCGATTGGATTACTTCAACGACATCAACGACGGCGAAATTCGCCTGGGTTGGAAGCAGCCTGGCGCGGTGTATGAGGCCCGCAACATGCCGGACCTGATGCCGAACCAAAACATGCTCTTCGCGCTCCGGTCGTATTACGAATACAGCGGCGATGAACGGGTGTTGAAGCTGATGCAGCGCTACTTCGACTGGGAGCTGCAGATTCCGGACAACAAGTTCTTCTCCGGTGGCTGGCAGGTGCCGCGCAATGGTGACAATCTCGACAGCGTTTACTGGCTCTACAATCGGACCAGCGATCCCAAGTTGCTTGAGCTGGCAGCCAAGCTGCAACGCTGCGGTGCCAGTTGGATGGGCAAAGTCACCGGCGGGCACAACGTGGATTTCTCCCAGGGCTTCCGCAAACCCGCTGAGTTCTACCAGCAGAACCACGATCCGAAATTCCTGGCCGCCACGGAGAACAACTGGAACAGCATGATGGACATTTACGGGCAGGTGCCGGGCGGCATGTTCGGCGGCGACGAATTTGCGCGCGCGGGCTTCACAGACCCGCGGCAGGCGATTGAGACGTGCGGCGCCGTCGAGATGATCATCTCCGAAGCAACATTGCTCGATGTGACCGGCGACACCAAATGGGCCGACCGCTGCGAGGACATCGCTTTCAATACGCTGCCCGCGACGATGACGGCGGACATGAAGGCGTTGCGTTATCTGACTTCGCCCAATCAGGTCAACTCAGACGCGCGCAGCAAGGCGCCGGAGCTGGCCGATGGCGGACCGATGCAGGTGATGAATCCCCATGACCACCGCTGCTGCCAGCACAACAGTGGCGCTGGCTGGCCCTACTTTGCGCAGAGTTTGTGGAAAGCCGCCCCGGGCAACGGACTGGCCGCCGTGATGTATGCGGCCAGCACGGTAAACGCCAAAGTCGGCGATGGCGTGAAGATCAGTGTTGCCGAGGAAACGCATTATCCCTTCGATGGCACGGTCACGCTCAAGCTCCAGACTCCGACGTCCGTGGACTTCCCGCTGTATCTGCGCATCCCGGCCTGGTGCCAGAAGGCGAGTCTCGAATTGAATGGTCAGAAGTTGCCGTGCGACAGCCAGCCGGGCGCCTATCTCAAAGTTCAGCGGCAATGGAAGAACGGCGACACGGTCACGTTGAGTCTGCCCATGCCGGTCCGGGTGAAAACCTGGACCGCGAACCAAAACAGCGTTTCGGTCGAGCGCGGCCCGTTGACCTTCTCGGTCCAGATTGGCGAGAACTACGTTCGCTACGAACCCGCGCGCTTTCCGGAGCCGTGGCCCGCGTGGGAAATCAAACCGGCGTCGCCCTGGAATTACGCGTTGCAGATCACGCCCGCCGATGTCGCTGATTCCTTCAAGGTGGTAACGAAACGATGGCCGGAGAACAACATGCCGTGGACCCAGGAAGGCGCTCCGGTGGAGTTGCTGGCGAAGGCGCGGCAACTTTCCAACTGGCAGGAGGACCATCTGGGGCTGGTTGACAAGTTGCAGCCCAGTCCGGTCAAATCGGATCAACCGCTGCAGACGATCACGCTGATTCCCATGGGCGCGGCGCGATTGCGGGTCGCGGCCATTCCCGTGTTGGGCGACGGGCCGGACGCCCACGCCTGGCAGCCGCCGCCGGAACCGCTCACTTCCTATAGTCGTGGTGGACCCGACCCTTACGAGGCCATGTTCGACGGCAAGGTGCCGGAAAAGTCGAACGACCGGAACCTGCCGCGCTTCACCACCTACTGCTTTGGTGGCGCTGAAGATGGGAAGCTCCAATGGGTCAGGAAAAACTTTGACGCCGAAACCACTGTCTCTTCGTGCGAAGTCTTCTGGTATGACGAATCACAGCCGCCGGGCGACGTGCGGCTGCCGAAATGGTGGCGGGTGCTTTATCGGGACGGCGACGAGTGGAAGCCGGTGCAAAATCCTTCCGGCTACGGCGTCGAGCCGGACAAGTTCAACGTCGTGACGTTTGCGCCGGTCAAAACCACCGCGCTGCGCCTCGATGTTCAATGTCAGGACGAGCCCAATCGCCATGCCATGGGCATTTACGAATGGCGAATCAAGTGAGCGCATTCCTGAAGACGGCTTGGGGGACGGCGCTCTGGCGCGGCCTCGGGCGTTGGCAACCGCTGAATCCGGCGCCAATTTTCGCCTGACAAAAACTGAATTCGGGACAAGCCGATCAAGTCATAGACATGATGATCATCTCACGGACATTCCCCATCGGATTGCTGGTTTTCTGCCTTGTCCCGGCGCGCTTGTCCGCCGCGCCGGCTGAAGGTCAGCCAGGCGTCAGGACGATCAAAGTCATCCATCCGCCGGAGCAAGGCTTCTTTGCCAAGGAACTCGACTACGAGGGCATACCCATCAAGGCGCCGGACGTCGTGGTGGATGCGGCTCTCTACGCCGCCTACGACCGGCTCTCCATGATGTTGACCAACCTCCCGAGCGTGCGCGCGAAACTCCGCGCTGCCGGAGCGGAATTGCAAATCATCGGGCGCGATCAGGTCACCACGGATTTGCCGGATTGGCGGCACGACAAAGGCAAGCCGCTGCCCGAATACAACGGGCTGACCCGCGACCAGCGCACGCGCGGCATGGGCGGCCTGCACACGTCCTGCGGCGAGGAGAATCTGCTCAAGCTCGAGAAGGACCGCTATCGCGGACGCGATATCTGCGTCCACGAATTTGCCCACAACATCCTCGGCAGCGGCGTGTCGCGTGAGGTTCGTGAAATGGTGCGCGCGCAATATCGCCGGTCGCTCGACCACGGTTTATGGGTTGGTTCCTACGCCGGCTCGAACCTCGACGAATTCTTCGCCGAGTTGACGATGTGGTATTTCGGCACGCACGGCGACCTCGGCATGAATGGCCCCAAGCCTGCGAATGGCCGCGCAGGATTGAAAGCCTACGATCCGGAAGCGTTCAAGCTGCTGGATGATTTTTACAGCGGACGTCTGGAAGCAGGCGCTCCCATTGCCGCATCGAAGACCAATTCAGCAAACCAGTGATATGCCCATGAAACCCATTCAGAACATCCAAGGCATTGCGTGCCTCGCAGTATTGCTCCTCGCCGTCGGGCGCGCCGGTGCAGCGGAGGAATCACCTCAATCCGCGACAACTACGGGCGTCAATCTCGCGGTCGTGGCCGAGACCGCCACCTCGTATGTGTCGGGACACGAGACGATCACTGCGCTGAATGACGGCGCCACGCCGGCCAATTCCAATGACAAGAGCCACGGCGCCTACGGGAATTGGCCCCAGCGCGGCACGCAATGGGTTCAATACACCTGGCCCAAACCGGTCTCGATCAACCGCATGGACGTTTACTGGTTCGATGATCACGGTGGCGTGCGTCTGCCCAAGGCGTGCCGGTTGAAGTATTGGGATGGGAATGCGTTCGTTGAAGTCAGCCAGGCGAGCGGACTCGGGCTGGCGGAGAATTGCTTCAACACCACGACGTTTCCGGAATTGACCACCGCGAAGCTGCGGCTGGAGTTTGATGGGAACGACGATGGGGCCTCCACCGGCGTCCTGGAATGGCGGGTTTATGATTCCGGCAAATCGCCCAACTTTGCGCCCAGTGTCACCGCGGGTGTGGACCGCGTGGTGGTTCTCGCGGGTCAGACTTACTTGAGCGGGACGGTGAAGGATGACGGCAAGCCGGCCGGGAAGGCTCGAGTTCGTTGGCTGAAGGAATCGGGGCCGGGGCGTGTTGATTTTGCCGACGCCAGCGCGCCGGAGACCACGGCGCGGTTTTCCAAGGCTGGCGATTACGTGCTCAAACTCACGGCCGACGATGGGCAGCTCAATTCATCCAGCTCCGTCAAAGTCCGTGTTACGCCGCCGGCACCCAAGGCCCATTTGATGCCGGTGTGGACCACACGTTATCAGGTCAGCAGTCCGTTCTGGCGGCCGCGGCTCAAGAATTTGATCGTGAACTGGATTCCGCATTGTGTCCGGCAATGTGAAGACCCGACGTTGAAGGAAGGCGAAGGCGGCATTGAAAATTTCGTGCAAGCGGGCCGGAAGCTTGCCGGGTTGCCCGCCAAGCACACCGGCGCGGTCTTTGCCAACACCTGGGTTTACAACACGCTGGAGGCGATGTGCAACGCGGAGATGTTCGACGCGCAGGGCGATCCGGAAATCATCGCGGCCCAGGCGTCCATGCGGCGGACGATTGACGACTGGGTGCCCAAGATCTTGAGCGCCCAGGAACCGGATGGTTACATTCACACGCAATATACCATCGAGGGACATCCCCGTTGGACTGACAAAGGGGCT is a window from the Verrucomicrobiia bacterium genome containing:
- a CDS encoding beta-L-arabinofuranosidase domain-containing protein, with product MIFLAAIGGPAPIVRAAATARDPVVEVVASPDAALGNQNYPGNRAPLLPSPLINLPFGAIKPQGWLRKQLELEADGFTGHLTEISPWCNKEDNAWLSPEGEGANSWEEVPYWFRGYAALGYVLDDQKIIKEAQPWLEAAIASQTEYGYFGPRANLGAPVHPAVPADLFTTGDGQPGLTAEYFSDQNFEKLQGKRVDPQVDFNWRKTSPPMAGLGGEHYSVRWTGRLTAKQTGDYVFSLYCDDGARLWLDGKVVVEDWGGHPARTTVARQSVHLEAGKPCDLRLDYFNDINDGEIRLGWKQPGAVYEARNMPDLMPNQNMLFALRSYYEYSGDERVLKLMQRYFDWELQIPDNKFFSGGWQVPRNGDNLDSVYWLYNRTSDPKLLELAAKLQRCGASWMGKVTGGHNVDFSQGFRKPAEFYQQNHDPKFLAATENNWNSMMDIYGQVPGGMFGGDEFARAGFTDPRQAIETCGAVEMIISEATLLDVTGDTKWADRCEDIAFNTLPATMTADMKALRYLTSPNQVNSDARSKAPELADGGPMQVMNPHDHRCCQHNSGAGWPYFAQSLWKAAPGNGLAAVMYAASTVNAKVGDGVKISVAEETHYPFDGTVTLKLQTPTSVDFPLYLRIPAWCQKASLELNGQKLPCDSQPGAYLKVQRQWKNGDTVTLSLPMPVRVKTWTANQNSVSVERGPLTFSVQIGENYVRYEPARFPEPWPAWEIKPASPWNYALQITPADVADSFKVVTKRWPENNMPWTQEGAPVELLAKARQLSNWQEDHLGLVDKLQPSPVKSDQPLQTITLIPMGAARLRVAAIPVLGDGPDAHAWQPPPEPLTSYSRGGPDPYEAMFDGKVPEKSNDRNLPRFTTYCFGGAEDGKLQWVRKNFDAETTVSSCEVFWYDESQPPGDVRLPKWWRVLYRDGDEWKPVQNPSGYGVEPDKFNVVTFAPVKTTALRLDVQCQDEPNRHAMGIYEWRIK